One Candidatus Dadabacteria bacterium genomic window, TGATCCTGATGTCGCCCGCCGGGCGCGGGGATGTTTTTATCGGGAAAACTCTGGCAAACCTCGCGCTTCTGCTTGCGGTTGAGGTGTTCTTTATACCGGCTTTCTCGTTCTTTTTTAGCCTCGGATACGCCGTCCTGTCGGCGCGGTTTTTGCTTGCGGTGTTTACGGCGACTGTCGGCATCGCCGCGGTCGGAACGCTGCTGTCCGCGCTCTGCTCGCGGACGCGCGGCGGGGGAGTGCTGCTTCCCGTGCTGATGTTTCCGCTTCTGATCCCCGTCCTGACAAGCGCGACACTCGCGGTTTCCGCCGCTCTGGGCTCCGGCATAGCGCGGGACTTTTCGGGGC contains:
- a CDS encoding heme exporter protein CcmB; translation: MRDILTVFLKDVSVELRGGGIVPSVAVFAVVLASVMRLSGVMPPGPASSLAAPAMLWVCLLFAATVAFERSFEIERKAEAVRVILMSPAGRGDVFIGKTLANLALLLAVEVFFIPAFSFFFSLGYAVLSARFLLAVFTATVGIAAVGTLLSALCSRTRGGGVLLPVLMFPLLIPVLTSATLAVSAALGSGIARDFSGHIKVLVSFDLAFVAAGTLVYGYIIEEI